In Actinomycetota bacterium, a single window of DNA contains:
- a CDS encoding AAA family ATPase, whose amino-acid sequence MTDSAVKESNVHKDDHVDDEIAECLSLQEPRSFFLFAGAGSGKTRSLVNALGFIRDAHGTRLRLGGQKVGVITYTNAACDEITSRIDFDPLFHVSTIHSFAWSLIEGFTTDIREFLRGSLAEEIVVLEADEAKGRSGTKASDVRVAKIESKTRRLSSLDEIKKFTYNPNGDNKERSSLNHSEVISICAGLLSKPLMQRILVSQYPCLLIDESQDTNRHLIDALLQVQAAHRARFSLGLLGDTMQRIYADGKERIEEALPDDWARPEKVLNHRCPVRIVELINRIRLDVDGHVQEPRYDGVDGCVRLFVLPSESIADKAGVEEAVRCRMAQVSGDPEWGGRDNCKILTLEHHMAAKRMGFQHVFEPLYGFEDFRQGLLDGTLPALRFFTNDVLPVVTAQEAGDEFATAKIVRERSPLLSRSVLSTAAEPRQQLQLARDAVAGLMSLWSGGEPRLGAILENIAESGLFSLPDSLRPSVTLRVAVSEGSTSETDESNPLPADAAAISAFLEAPFSELLAFETYVSGAAPFDTHQGVKGLEFARVMVVMDDSEARGFMFNYEKLFGAKALSSADLKNVDEGRETTLDRTRRLLYVTCSRAEGSLALVAYSSDPQAVVAHVIDNGWFRPEEIIVEI is encoded by the coding sequence ATGACCGATTCCGCTGTCAAAGAGTCGAATGTCCACAAGGATGACCACGTCGACGATGAGATAGCCGAGTGCCTGTCGTTGCAGGAGCCGCGAAGCTTCTTCCTCTTCGCTGGAGCGGGCTCGGGTAAGACCCGTTCGCTGGTCAATGCGCTGGGATTCATAAGGGACGCTCATGGGACCCGTCTTCGCCTTGGCGGGCAGAAGGTTGGCGTGATCACGTACACCAACGCCGCATGCGATGAGATCACGAGTCGTATTGATTTCGACCCGCTCTTCCACGTTTCCACTATCCACAGCTTCGCCTGGAGTCTCATCGAGGGCTTCACGACAGACATACGCGAGTTTCTCAGAGGCAGCCTTGCCGAAGAGATTGTCGTTCTTGAGGCGGATGAAGCAAAGGGCAGGTCAGGCACCAAGGCGTCCGACGTTCGAGTTGCCAAGATCGAGTCCAAGACGCGTCGCCTTTCCAGCTTGGACGAGATCAAGAAGTTCACATACAACCCGAACGGGGACAACAAGGAGCGGTCTTCCCTCAACCACAGCGAGGTCATCAGCATTTGTGCGGGTCTTCTCTCCAAGCCGCTGATGCAGCGTATTCTGGTCAGCCAGTATCCCTGCTTGCTCATAGACGAGAGCCAGGACACGAACAGGCACCTGATCGATGCCCTGCTCCAAGTCCAAGCTGCACATCGCGCACGGTTCAGCCTCGGTCTACTGGGCGACACCATGCAGCGCATCTATGCGGACGGAAAGGAGCGAATCGAAGAAGCGCTGCCTGATGATTGGGCGCGGCCAGAGAAGGTACTCAATCACCGATGCCCAGTTCGAATCGTTGAACTGATCAACCGTATTCGGCTTGACGTCGATGGCCACGTCCAAGAGCCCAGATATGACGGCGTCGATGGCTGCGTAAGGCTATTCGTGCTGCCGTCTGAGTCTATCGCCGACAAGGCAGGCGTCGAGGAGGCAGTACGTTGCCGCATGGCGCAAGTCTCCGGTGACCCCGAATGGGGCGGCCGCGACAACTGCAAGATCCTCACACTCGAACATCACATGGCCGCGAAACGCATGGGGTTCCAGCACGTCTTTGAGCCGCTCTACGGCTTTGAGGACTTCCGACAGGGCCTGCTCGACGGAACACTGCCCGCGCTGCGATTCTTCACGAATGATGTCCTGCCAGTCGTGACGGCGCAAGAAGCTGGTGACGAGTTCGCAACGGCCAAGATCGTCAGGGAACGCTCACCGCTTCTGAGCCGGTCGGTGCTCAGCACGGCGGCCGAACCACGGCAACAGCTCCAGCTTGCGCGAGACGCCGTTGCGGGCCTGATGTCCCTCTGGTCGGGAGGGGAGCCGAGACTGGGAGCCATTCTGGAGAACATCGCGGAGAGCGGTCTCTTCTCACTTCCCGACAGTCTGAGACCCTCGGTGACGTTGCGAGTGGCGGTGAGCGAGGGTTCAACGTCAGAGACGGACGAGTCAAACCCCCTGCCGGCTGATGCAGCTGCGATCTCTGCGTTCCTCGAAGCGCCCTTCTCCGAATTGCTTGCATTCGAGACATACGTGTCGGGTGCCGCGCCATTCGACACACACCAAGGCGTGAAGGGTTTGGAGTTTGCCCGAGTCATGGTTGTCATGGATGATTCCGAGGCCCGCGGCTTCATGTTCAACTACGAGAAGCTGTTTGGCGCAAAGGCGCTCTCTTCTGCTGACCTGAAGAACGTAGACGAGGGGAGGGAGACGACGCTCGATCGGACGCGCCGCCTCTTGTACGTCACGTGCAGCCGAGCTGAAGGTAGCCTTGCGTTAGTCGCGTACTCCTCCGACCCACAGGCGGTCGTGGCGCACGTGATTGACAACGGCTGGTTCAGGCCAGAGGAGATCATCGTCGAGATCTGA
- a CDS encoding site-specific integrase: MGKRANGEHSIYQRKDGTWCAAIVCDDPATGRRTRKVLYGKTRTEVRGKLKAAAERAEAGAPVRDAKATVAAWLAQWRATTLRASSRKATTKELYEILCKRHLEVEPFGAIPLDRLRPSEIDRLILALNDKGLSDATVQRIFTVLRVALAGAVRDGLIARNPAASVKQPSVARKEARYLSPTEVASLLRAAKDSRYHCLLSLIAATGLRRGEAAALRWRDLDLAVGTLQVCGTLSRIGGKLVVTEPKTAKSRRTLPLSPSVVAMLKTHRKRQAAERTRAGSVWAGTDHVFTTESGTAVEPHNILRAVMVAASDAALTDVGVHTLRHSAATTWLENGVHLKAVSELLGHASIAITADIYGHVSDETARGAMATLSDAIGL, encoded by the coding sequence ATGGGTAAGCGAGCCAACGGCGAACACTCGATCTATCAGCGCAAGGATGGCACGTGGTGCGCCGCCATCGTCTGCGATGATCCCGCGACCGGCCGGCGCACGCGCAAGGTCCTCTACGGCAAGACCCGCACGGAGGTCCGGGGCAAGCTCAAGGCCGCCGCCGAGCGCGCCGAGGCCGGCGCTCCCGTCCGTGATGCCAAGGCGACCGTCGCCGCGTGGCTGGCCCAGTGGCGAGCGACGACGCTCAGGGCCTCGAGCCGCAAGGCCACGACGAAAGAGCTTTACGAGATACTCTGCAAGCGCCACCTGGAGGTCGAGCCGTTCGGGGCCATCCCGCTCGACAGGCTTCGGCCTTCAGAAATCGACAGACTTATCCTGGCGCTGAACGACAAAGGTCTGTCCGATGCGACGGTGCAACGCATCTTCACCGTGCTGCGCGTCGCGCTCGCTGGCGCCGTGCGAGACGGTCTGATCGCCCGTAACCCCGCGGCGTCGGTGAAGCAGCCCTCGGTCGCCAGGAAAGAGGCGCGCTACCTCTCGCCCACCGAAGTCGCCTCTCTGCTGAGGGCGGCCAAGGACTCGCGGTATCACTGTCTGCTCTCGCTCATCGCCGCAACGGGCCTTCGGCGCGGCGAGGCGGCGGCGCTCAGGTGGAGGGACCTGGATCTTGCGGTCGGGACACTACAGGTGTGTGGGACGCTTTCGCGCATCGGAGGCAAGCTCGTGGTCACCGAGCCCAAGACCGCCAAGTCCCGCCGCACTCTCCCACTGTCTCCGTCGGTGGTGGCGATGCTCAAAACGCACCGGAAGCGGCAAGCGGCCGAACGGACACGCGCCGGCAGCGTGTGGGCCGGGACGGATCACGTCTTCACGACGGAGAGCGGGACCGCGGTAGAGCCGCACAACATCCTTCGCGCCGTCATGGTGGCGGCAAGCGACGCGGCCCTGACGGACGTCGGGGTCCACACCCTGCGCCATTCCGCCGCGACCACGTGGCTCGAGAACGGCGTGCACCTGAAAGCCGTGTCGGAGCTGCTCGGACACGCAAGCATCGCGATCACCGCCGACATCTACGGGCACGTGTCCGACGAGACGGCACGCGGTGCGATGGCGACGCTGTCTGATGCGATCGGGCTTTAG
- a CDS encoding AAA family ATPase yields MRLEFVEIANFRKLVSARIGFSSEKTVFVGANNSGKTSAMVALRYFLLAREHGSFSPNDFTISHWPAIDALGQTWEDAATAGDQLPDPLWEPVLPVCDVWLHVEDDEIHYVQKILPTLDWEGGLIGVRLRYEPKDQLALQKEYLSSRSDVTSIRATAVELAEGEAGEGEQGYADVPLWPANLTDFLRRRIGSMFEVKAYVLDPKELEEPDCGLAGLQSLPTGSEPIDGDPLKGLIRIDEISAQRGFGTADSARGVDSDSVQIIASSTGTRKLSDQLRQYYNRHLDPSEHPEAKDLEALKAIALAEAAFDGRLEEAFSEALMEVRGLGYPGVTDPNLCISTRLRPIDGLNHDAAVQYIVQAIDNGTTVDLRLPEDSNGLGYQNLISMVFRLMSFRDAWMRVGKAGAKISSEADVLIPPLHIVLIEEPEAHLHTQVQQVFIRKAYEILRRHSELKGASRFTTQLVVSTHSSHLALECEFESLRYFRRMPAHDGSVPTSRVVNLGNVFGGDVATKRFVTRYLKVTHCDLFFADAAVLIEGPAERILVPHLIREHEEFQGLTERYITWLEIGGSHAHKLRPLIEQLCLPTLIITDLDATDEAGKCSVLPKRGCNQKTRNETLKTWCPVTADLDSLVDKAAADKAKDYADQEFSIRVAYQCPLSVTFKGTTGEAVPYTLEDALVYQNIGLFTNLDGLGLIARIRKAIADSATLESLGQALFESLRVGRKAEFALDLLEIPDAKTLLPPLYIADGLRWLSLQLCEREEDLELAVPATGGSGETE; encoded by the coding sequence ATGCGCCTTGAATTCGTGGAGATAGCGAACTTCAGAAAGCTTGTGTCTGCTCGAATCGGCTTCTCAAGTGAGAAGACGGTGTTCGTCGGGGCGAACAATAGCGGAAAGACCTCTGCCATGGTTGCCTTGCGGTACTTTCTCCTCGCGCGGGAACACGGCAGCTTCTCCCCCAACGATTTCACGATCTCCCATTGGCCCGCAATTGACGCGCTTGGGCAGACATGGGAGGACGCGGCGACAGCGGGTGACCAGCTTCCTGATCCGTTGTGGGAGCCCGTTCTACCGGTTTGTGACGTCTGGCTGCACGTTGAGGACGACGAGATTCACTACGTTCAGAAGATACTGCCCACGCTCGACTGGGAAGGCGGGCTCATTGGTGTCAGATTGCGATACGAGCCCAAGGACCAACTCGCACTGCAGAAGGAGTATCTGAGCTCTCGATCTGACGTCACTTCGATACGGGCGACCGCCGTTGAACTGGCCGAGGGAGAAGCAGGTGAAGGAGAGCAGGGCTACGCGGACGTCCCGCTGTGGCCGGCGAATCTGACTGACTTCCTCCGCAGGCGAATCGGTAGCATGTTCGAAGTCAAGGCGTACGTTCTGGACCCGAAGGAACTTGAGGAGCCAGATTGCGGACTCGCTGGGCTCCAATCACTCCCAACAGGAAGCGAACCGATTGACGGCGATCCCCTGAAGGGGCTCATTCGAATCGACGAGATTAGTGCCCAGCGTGGTTTTGGAACTGCCGATAGCGCAAGAGGCGTCGACAGCGACAGCGTCCAGATCATCGCGTCTTCGACTGGTACGAGGAAGCTCTCTGATCAGCTGCGACAGTACTACAATCGGCACCTAGATCCCTCTGAACATCCCGAAGCAAAGGATCTAGAGGCGCTCAAGGCTATTGCACTTGCAGAGGCCGCCTTCGATGGTCGACTCGAGGAGGCGTTCTCGGAGGCACTCATGGAAGTCCGAGGGCTTGGCTATCCGGGTGTGACTGACCCCAACCTGTGCATCTCCACCCGATTGAGGCCAATTGATGGTCTGAATCACGACGCCGCGGTTCAGTACATCGTCCAGGCTATTGACAACGGGACCACCGTTGACCTGCGGCTTCCCGAGGATTCGAATGGCCTGGGTTACCAGAATCTCATCTCGATGGTCTTTCGACTCATGAGCTTTCGCGACGCATGGATGCGCGTTGGAAAGGCGGGAGCGAAGATCTCCTCCGAAGCGGACGTGCTGATTCCCCCATTGCACATAGTGCTCATCGAAGAGCCGGAAGCGCACCTCCACACACAAGTGCAGCAAGTCTTCATACGTAAGGCCTACGAGATCCTTCGCCGACACAGCGAGTTGAAGGGCGCGTCAAGGTTCACGACGCAGCTGGTGGTGAGTACGCATTCTAGCCATCTGGCGCTCGAATGCGAGTTCGAATCATTGAGGTACTTTCGACGGATGCCCGCACATGACGGAAGCGTTCCAACGTCGCGTGTCGTGAATCTCGGCAACGTCTTCGGTGGCGACGTTGCCACAAAGAGGTTCGTCACCCGGTACCTGAAGGTCACGCATTGCGACCTGTTCTTTGCAGACGCAGCCGTTCTGATCGAAGGTCCTGCCGAGCGAATCCTCGTGCCTCACCTCATTCGGGAGCACGAAGAGTTCCAAGGGCTGACCGAACGCTACATCACGTGGTTGGAAATCGGAGGCAGCCACGCACACAAACTGAGGCCACTCATTGAACAACTGTGCCTGCCGACGCTCATCATCACTGACCTCGACGCCACGGACGAGGCCGGAAAGTGCTCTGTCCTCCCGAAGCGCGGCTGCAATCAGAAGACTCGCAACGAGACACTAAAGACCTGGTGCCCCGTCACCGCTGATCTCGATTCCTTGGTTGACAAGGCAGCGGCAGACAAGGCAAAGGACTATGCAGATCAGGAGTTCTCGATTCGAGTCGCCTATCAGTGTCCGTTGAGTGTGACTTTCAAGGGGACTACGGGCGAAGCTGTCCCATACACCCTAGAGGATGCACTTGTCTATCAGAACATCGGGCTCTTCACGAATCTGGACGGCCTCGGGCTGATTGCCCGTATTCGCAAGGCAATCGCGGATAGTGCCACGCTCGAGTCGCTTGGCCAAGCGCTCTTCGAATCTCTCCGAGTCGGCCGCAAGGCCGAGTTCGCCCTTGATCTACTGGAGATTCCGGACGCCAAGACGCTTCTTCCTCCGCTCTACATAGCAGACGGCTTGCGCTGGCTCTCGCTGCAGCTGTGCGAGCGGGAAGAGGACCTTGAGTTGGCTGTTCCCGCGACCGGTGGAAGTGGGGAAACGGAATGA